From Sphingobium sp. B2D3C:
CGGTCTCCACACGACGCTGGGCGGTCAGCTGATTGACCTCCCCCTCGGCGATCACCGCAGATGCGTTGGAGAGGATCTTGAGAACCTTGAGGCTGCCATCCTCGACCATCAACTCGAAGGACCGGCTGAACAGGAAATCACCGACCAGAACCGAGGCATTGTTGCCCCAGATCATGTTCGCGGTCTGCTTGCCGCGGCGCATGGCGCTGCCATCCACCACATCATCGTGCAGCAGCGTGGCGGTGTGAATGAACTCCACCGTCGCCGCCAGTTTGTGGTGCCGAGTGCCGGCATAATCGAGCAGCCGGGCGCAGGCGAGCGTGAGCATGGGGCGCAGCCGCTTGCCACCGCCGGCGATGAGGTGCCCGGCCAGCTCCGGGATCAGCGGAATGCGCGATTGCATTCGCGCGAGGATGACTTCGTTGACGCGGTTCATATCCTCCGCAACGAGGCTCAGCATCGGCTGGAGGGATGGCGCGCCCTGGCGGGGCAGGTGGTGGATTGTGGCGCTCATGCGCGGTGCTCTGACCAGATGGCCGCGCTTTGGCAAGCAAATTGGCTTGCCTTGTGCGCCCGGAGCGGCAAGTGATGCGCCGTTGCGGGCGCTGCCCGGCCCCTCATCAGCCTGGTTCGCCCCAGCGAGATCAGGCCACAGGAACAATGCCCCAGAAGCTCAGGGAGACGACCCGGAATGGACGAAACGCTCAGGCGCTACCGCGAAAGCATCGACAATATCGACGCGGCGCTGGTCTTCATGCTGGCAGAGCGCTTCAAGATCACCAAGGCGGTCGGTGAGCACAAGGCTCAGTCCGCCCTGCCCCCCGCTGACCCGGACCGCGAAGCCCGGCAGATCGCCCGCCTGCGCACATTGGCCGTCGACGCCAATCTCGACCCGGATTTCACTGAGAAATTCCTGCGCTTCATCATCGATGAAGTGATCCGGCATCACGAACAGATGCGCGCCGACGAAGCGGATGCCGCTGGCGCCTGAGGCGCCCGAGGGTAACGCCGCCAGATTGTTCCCGCTGCGTTAACCAGGTAACAACCTGCGCCGGGCCATGATGGGCCATGGGGCAAAGCCAGCGCCAAATCCTTTACGCCTTCATCCGCCATGCCGGCCTGCCGGTGCTGGCGGGCCTGGGCTATTTCGTGATTTCCTACGCGACAATCTCGCTCAAGACCACGAATGGCATGGTCGCGCCCGTCTGGATCGCCAACGCTTTCCTGCTGGCGCTCGTGCTCGCCCGGCCCGCGCGGCAGGCCCCTGCCCTCATCATGGCGGGCATGGTCGCCAATGTGCTGTCTGGCCTGCCGGCTGGCAATAATCTCCAGACGGCCTTGGTCTACGGGCTCGCCAATGGGCTGGAAATCGCCGTCGCCGTGGCCGGTCTCAAGCTGCACAGGAATGGCGCCCACGCCTTTTCGGACCCCGAGGCTCTCCCTCATGTGCTGATCTGGGCCGGGCTGGTCGGTCCGGCTTGCGGCGCATTTCTGGGCGGAATCGGCGCCTGGGCCAACAATGCCCATCCGCTCAGCGAAGCCTATGCGCGCTGGTTCCTGGCGGATGCTCTGGGCCTGTTGATCTTCACGCCGGTCTTCCTCGCCATGTTCAACGGCGAGATGAGGCGCAGCCTCGCCAGCCAGACCCGGCGACGCAGGCTGGAAGTCGCGGCGCTGCTCGCTCTCACCGCCGGCGCG
This genomic window contains:
- a CDS encoding polyprenyl synthetase family protein is translated as MSATIHHLPRQGAPSLQPMLSLVAEDMNRVNEVILARMQSRIPLIPELAGHLIAGGGKRLRPMLTLACARLLDYAGTRHHKLAATVEFIHTATLLHDDVVDGSAMRRGKQTANMIWGNNASVLVGDFLFSRSFELMVEDGSLKVLKILSNASAVIAEGEVNQLTAQRRVETDEDQYLDIIGAKTAALFAAACRIAAVVAERPEAEELALDAYGRNLGIAFQLVDDAIDYVSDGATMGKDTGDDFRDGKITLPVILAYARGGEADRKFWKEAMSGLHGDNADLAHAQHLLRETGAIDDTMARARHYGQRAIDAIGMYGKGAAKSALVEAVEFAIARAY
- a CDS encoding chorismate mutase; this translates as MDETLRRYRESIDNIDAALVFMLAERFKITKAVGEHKAQSALPPADPDREARQIARLRTLAVDANLDPDFTEKFLRFIIDEVIRHHEQMRADEADAAGA